The Liolophura sinensis isolate JHLJ2023 chromosome 6, CUHK_Ljap_v2, whole genome shotgun sequence genomic sequence TCTAGGTAACAAGCAGTGCAGGCCGGAGCATCGCGAGATCTCCGACAAAAGGGTTACACATTACATATAGAACTCCGATCATAATCtctaataaatatatccatAATTTACATAATTACACATTATTTTAGTCGCTGTATATAAAGTCTCTTAGAGAACATATTTTGACATTAAACGTCTACAGCATATGTACACCTCCTTCAAGTATGTCGTCCTCCACATTcgtcaatgaaaaaaaaagaactccaACACTCCACCGGTGATGAAGGACGAACTACTCCTGATCTGACACGTTACCTAGTCACCGTTATAAACATTGCACATCAAAACACACACGCAATTAGCACATCAATGACGTTAGTACAGAAAAAATCTCCATACGGTATATGAAAGTTGGGGTGGATGGGAGTGAGGGGTATATCACCACCCCTTCCCGTCCCACGTGTTTACATCAGgacgacccccccccccccccccacacacacacacgatgGGCTGTGAAGTTGGGCGGGGATTGAGTATTTTAATATGACAATATTTTTCACGACAGCCGGGAGGTGAGAGgacaacagaaatgaaaatgatgTCATGGAAATGTCTGTTTGTATCGAATACTGAGCTCTTtttgggatatatatatacttccaACGGCCCTACTATCTCAATGGTGAGGGGTCAGGCGGTATACCGCCCTGGGTATATCGGCACATCCCCACAGCTTGTCAGCTGTGTCGCCCATCGGGGTGAAGGGCGTGTAGGGTGGTAGGGGAGGTGGTGTTCAGCTCGGGGTTTCCTGAGGTTCGTAGGTTTCACCCGGTGTGGCgtagtgatggtgatgatgatggttGATCATCTTTATAGCCTGTTCACCGTCCAAATCGGACGTAATATACACATTGTCCGGGGTCTTTTCTCTCTCTTTACTCTCGCGGAATATGACATCGGCCTGATGTTTGTAATACAGATGAAACAGAATGATGCACAAAAGTAGACTTAACAGGAATGTGCCGACGATAGCACAGACAAGCTGCACCACGGTAAAACTTTTCTCTTCCTCTTCCTTGGCTGGGGTGGCGTTGATGGCGGACGTGTCCCCCATTTGGCTCGGCTCGTACCCCTCCCATTTTTCGTACGGAGGTTTGCCTCCTCCTTCCTCTTGCTTATCAACGCTGATCACTTCGGGTTGGGGGATCAAGGGCCAGCTGACCAGCACGTTTACCCTGACATCTCCTGCAGGGTTCTCAGCAATGCAGGTGTACTTCTCCTTGTCTGTCCCCTCTCCTCGGGTAATCCCCAACACAGCTGTGGTCACATGAATACTCTCATTTTGTGATGGTCCATAAGTTACTTTCTTCCCCGAGGGTTTGATCCACacgagggtgggggtgggatcTCCGTTGGCCTCACACAGCAACTCTCCATCGTCTAATTCCAGCGTTATGTCTACCTCGCTGAACACAGGAAGCTGGCAACTGAATTCATCTCTGCTCATCTCATTAAAAAATTTTCCTTTGAGTCTAGGCGGTGTTTCGCATGACGGGGGAATGGCGTTTGAAAACACTGAACTATTGGTTAGGTAAAAATCCCTCAGCCAGGTAATTTCACAGTTACAATGAAAAGGATTATGTCCGAGTCGTAAATGACTCAATGTGCGAAACACGTACAACCATTCTATACTAAATTTCTCAAAGTTGTTTTCGTCCAGCCATAATGCCCGAACAGTTCCATTGAGAGGTTTAAATATGTCCAGGGTAAAGTTACTTATTCTTGAGCTGTGAAGATACAGACCTGTCGTCCGCAGACCCTGGAAGGCATTAGGAGAGAAACTCAGCCCGTCATTGTCACTCAAAAACAAATTGTCCAGATTTAAGCCACGAAATGTGAAATCCTGTATTCGGACAAGCTTGTTGTTCGTGAGGTCCAGCCATTTCAGATTCCGTAAATCCGCAAAGGTGTCCGCTTCAATTTCCTGTATGCCACAATCACTTAGATACAAATGTACCAGGAATTTAAACGCAGTAAAATTGGCTCTTTCGAGCTTTGGATTttcaaagttgttgttgttcaaatTGATCTGGCTCGTTGAAGCGGGTATTCCTTCGGGGATGAAAGGTAGGTTTTTCCTAGAGCAGTAGGCGATGCTTGTTACGGGATTACAGAAGCAGACGGAGGGGCAGGCGAGCGTACGACCCAGGCAGAAGACCAGGGCTAGCACGGCGTGCAGCACCACAACACTGGCCCTCACTCCGCCTAAGTAACACATGGCTGAGCCGTACCCCGACAGTCATAACTTCCCTGCTCTGCCTTACGCACAGAGCAGACAGAAAAACACAACTTCCCAGTCAGATTCATCGTGAAAATTACCCAACACAAGCATTACATCTCCATGTTTATCTACTGGCCCTGTGCCTTCCGCAGTGAGCAGGCTGGCTAGTGACGGTACCTCCCTCTAGTGGCGGGCAGCTGGTCATACATAATAACTCCATGCTGGCAAAGCTTGGCGCTGGTTGGCTGACGACGCCAGCCGATTGCTGAACCGTTGTCGTGAATGACCTCACGCGTAAATGCGATTCAGTCTGACCTAGTTCATGCACAAAGCCGgtcacattcatattttatacagaACTCAGTTAAAATCGAAGGACTTGCCATTTGAGAAATATTATTTGGTTAATGagttaaatttctttattttcttcagtaaagaaaataaaaacaaataaaaagtataaattaacgaaaatatatatataatgaaacacgaaaaaagaaaatataaccaCGTATCATAAATGTGTTGACTTGACTTAAATTTAAGACCGATATAAACATGAATGTCATTTATTTCACGTAATATTACATCAATAAATTATGTACGAGCCCTTTTTCAGAAGACCCTACATACCTCCGAGAGTCCGTAGTAGTCTTTGATCCAGATTCTTTGTGTGTATCCATGATGGaatgttaaaatattgattACATTGCGGACAAGTCTATTGTATGCCTACAAGCTACGTGTGAGTATTTTGCGATTTGCATCAACGGCAAACCAGAAAAAGCAGCGAGTCAATTAACACTGTCCTATGTTAGACCTAGAGTGTAAGGGTATACCGTGTAAACAGTGGTCGGTTTGTATCCTGGGCTACAGGTTGTGAATGatccatgtttattacattaacatgcttcttttatgaacagttgaaatctaAGCCCGACTGAGATACCTACATTTGATTTCGATCTGGAAATTATCTACGGACTACGAGTTCTGTGATCCTCTGATCACAGATCACGATCCTGTGTCAAATGTTGTGATTCAGTCTAGTTCATTAGTCTTCAATTAAAacactagtgtgtcaaggatacCCCCATCTAACGCCTTCACTCAAAGTAGCCGTCACATATAGTTAGGCACATACACGTATTTAAACCCGATTAtcccagcaatatggtgggtgtaTAAGCATTTATGTTTGttacagtgtttctttgtgatAATTCCACTTTACGCCACAAGTTGTTCATTAAAAAACTATTCTGTCAAGGATAAGCCATCAAACATCTTCACTCTgagtttgtaaaattttgcaAGCAGAGTAAAACTCTTTTTGGCAAATATGTACACAGCGTTCAAAATGTCTGACCACCTCTGTCATAATTGTATCTAATTTCGCTTAAATCAGGGCAATTATATTAGGGATGTATACGTAGTCATGTTTGTTACATTGACATTATGCTTTGTGAACAATTGAAGGACGACTAAAAAACCTAAGATCGTATTAGACTAAGAAATTATTTTGGGATTACGAGATTGACTTTTGAATTGAATTTCATGCCTAGAAAATCGAAAAATCTTCTTTCCATTTAgttgaaaactgaaatttacTTGTTTACTTGCAATtcttatattatttcttatatgTTCCTTTGTGTCTCGTTTTATGTTCACACATTTATGTTACTCCGGCAAATTCTTCATCACAAGTTACACATTAAGTCGTTTACTCTGGTCTTTACTTCGTCTCCACGCACTGTCTGTTCGTCGGTTAAAAATTACTCTGGCAAATGCTTCATCACACGTTCACATTAAGTCGTTTACTCTGGTCTTTACTTCTTCTCCACGCACTCTCTGCACGTCGGTTACCCCAGCCTATAGATACCTtccttttcacatatttattacGTCCGCTATACCCCAGCTTGTATAGCCCTTCCCAACACTCTCATTATGCCGGTTACCAAGGTCTTTACCTCTTTGTTCTAACTCTACTCCAGAATAAAGACGGAACGTCGAACTATCCTGATGGTTAGCGCGTCCTCCTTGGTGTCGGGAGACTCCACAATCAAACCCTGGTCACCTAATGACGCGTCGTCGTCACGTGACttccaagcattcattcatttattcattcattcattcattcattcgaatcATCTACCTTATATATACTTTCACGTTAGGTATACCACCTTCACTTTGTAGGTTTTATAAGTATCCATATTCATTATATCAGCACTGTGCTCACAAGCACTGGTAAGTAAATCGACACTTAAACGCATTGATTCTGTTCCTTTTTATAACTCTTAATTATTAAGCCTTTATGTCTAGATTATTGAATGTCTTCACGACAGAACTGAAAAATACAACACCTGTTTCCATCTTTAACATGACAGCAGTCTTTTCCATTCATTAGTTGATTTTACATTTCCTTTGGGAGTTGCTCTTAGCGTTGCCGTGTGGAAGAGGCTATCCATAGGATTGTCAACTTGAGACGGCCTCTTATTGTTAGTCAGCGGTCTATAAATTTTTGCCAAAGGCGCTACGATTTACGGCATCAAAGTCTCTAGACACCGTATGGCGACGCCAGGAGCAGGACCAAACTGACACTGTGTTTACAGATTCTTCTCATTATTTTCGTAAATAAACACTTGAGAAGTACAAGCCCCTGACAACTCCACGTGTCACTGTGGGTACGGGACTCTAATTGGCAAGGCAGGCAGGGAGGATTTCAGTTGTCAGGCTTAAGTTCCGAAATGTGTTCAACATAAAATCGCACGTGTTGTACTCCACAACGCATTGCTATGCAAAGAACTGATCACAATAGCAAACGTGAGAACAACACAGGTAGTTTTGATCGTTTCCTCACAAATACAGGGTACACAATGGGAAGCTCAcgaaaaaagtttaaaattcattaatttattcctCTTGAGAAGTTTACTCAAGCCGTACCCGCGGGCAGATCAAAGTCAGAGCAACTTTCTTTAATGAACGGTCTCGGTAGTTTTAGTGATTTTTGGCACGGTCATTACAAGTTTGAAAAACGGAAAATTTACAGAGAAACATACAATTGCATATGACGTGTTTGTTatcttctcatttttttttaatttcaattttaattaaCACGTGTCACCATTAATTAAGCTGCGGATAAGACAGTTTCCCTTTATATTTGGGCAGGTTAATTAACAAGACAAAAAGTAGACAATTTGTTTATTCCCGAAAACTCTTTTAAAAGTACAAAAGAACAATTTGTCAACGTGTAAAAGTCGTTTTGTAAAGGTATGAATGGGTAATAAAATGCAAGCTTTTATGGTGCGatccaaattttttttagaacCCCATCCACCTAAATTAAAAAAACTATTTTGATTGACACTACCATCATATTTCTGATCAACTCAGGAACAGAGTAATACCAtcaaaagtatacatgtacctaaaataAACATAACCAAATCTCAGCCTGAGACCGGATCATGTTTTTATAGAACAGCTTAAAACAATAACCATATCTACAAGGGCAGTAACCAGTTCCAGCAACAAGCTCAGCAGAGTTGTCCCCCTGGAAACTATTTTCAGATAACTGCCTTGagacacatatacacaaaattggCATTTCTTTAGCTGCGGAATGAATACTTCACGAAATAGTGGTTCAGCCATTGACCACTTGTTGCAAATATGAATCATTTACAACGGGCATTGAACTAGCTGTTAGACTGAACTGAGTATTGGGATGAAGCTCCATTACACAAACAGAACAACTAAAGCCTTGCGTGTTTCCCATTGTAAATGGTTGGTGGGGATATTTTTACTTAGAAAATAAGTTAGGTTTTGCAACTTTGAAAACTGTCATATTCGAGGAAAATCCTCTATTTTACTGAACGGTAAAAATAAACCACTAAAAAAGCAACCTGTTCTTGTGACGTAGGCATATTATTGGGCGAAACAATATAATACTACTTGGATTTAAGCAGAACGCAAAGCGACAACAAGTTGCCATGTACGTGGCAAAAGTACTGACAGAGCATGCCGCCTCTTGTATGATATGTCTTTGTCTGATTCGTTACGTTGAAATTGTCTGCAATTTGGGTTTGGTTGATAGACCTGTGCGTTTCCTTTCGATCACTTTTCACCTGTTCGGCGATAGTATCATTTACAACATCGGGACGGGATGTACACTTATGTACATCAGTTAGTTTTCATTTGCTTACACGTTGGTAAACCCATATTCCAGTTcccaatataattaaaaacaaacaacatgaaaagtaagaccagagcagcgacggcggtgagatagctggtaaatggtcacacgtaactggtgaaacacggcctcttgtcagtttacctcggtCAGGGTAAATAGGCTGTCGGAGGGAAATATACCCACCTTCACTGTCTTTCTGTCCCTTCACAAGTACAATATTATTGGGATAATTTCATTTTCGACGTTGTTAATTATCCTTTGTTATATGCATTTCTCGCCTTATATATTTCAATATGTCATTAAATTTTTACTACAAAAGCCAatgtgtcaaggatattccatcataCGTCTTAACTCTAAGATTCTTATATTTTGCAGTGACTAAAATTTCCCCGTGACCAAATTTGGACGTATTGTCCAGAATCTGTGGTGATCTGCTTTATCATTGCGTATTATTCAGCATAACCCAGGAGTAGAGGGCAGATTAGGCATCGTGTTTAATAAAGTCGTCATGCTGGATATATTGCCATGATTTTTGACATGAAAGCAGAACtgaaagcgcaactgagatacagaTATATCTATGATTAAGGCCAAGATGTTAACTGGCATTgcacacgatttggatactgattcaCGTTTTGGGGCCTATTGTCTATCCGGTGACACtgaaaactgcttctctttattTAACCGATCGACCCTGGAGAGTTAACCTCACCCACTGGCTAGTTAGCCAAGCACACATGCTAAAATTCATGGGAGATTCGAAACCAAATGTACCTCTGTAGCTGATACGGTTAGGTTGAAAGAACTACCAGATAACATTTTTCCCTAATTTCGCCTACATTCCAACACTGCGATAAAACACAGAGCGTGAAGGTGTGCCAGGAACCttcggattgtcgtgggtttcccctaggctttgcccggtttcatcccaccataatgttggccgccgttgtgaaatattctaggaacagatgtaataattataaagaCGACCTTGGCTGGATTTAAtgtaaaccacagactctccagccTGTACTAAGATGTACCAAGACCAAGACGGTAACCTCTCTCGCTGACTGTAAGACAAGGGAgacagtttcaattttgacattgtaaattatccttacttggacagtaTTATACCGAAGGCTCCATGCAGCACATGGCGTGTACATAACTCGCTttgcagcatttgttagattctGTGTGTTacgtgacgatttcaatcaacgtcacaagctATTACTGCAAAAAGTAGTGTATCAAGGTTACTCCATCAAAAACCTTCACTAAAGTATCTTAAAATTTTACgatgagtataattcttttgtaaTTAAATATGGATAGAGCCTCCAGAATCTCCAGCACACTGCTTAATGATTGTCCCTAACTGTTTAGCCCGGGtctgggggggtggggtgggggctGTATATTCACCGTCTCGATTTAGATCACCACGTCGGATATATGAACAGATGAaatcaaagctcaactgagatGATATTTTATTATCGGCAACTTATATATTAGTatggtacatgatttggatactgatttcattcattcgtctaGATCAACCCATGTGCCCTTCCAACATCATTGGAATGTGTTGACTTCTTTTTTCTGCACGATTCCGTCTTAATTTTGTAATTcatataatttcttagttctctgAAGATTTGTATTGAAAGTcgatttgggaattggccttgcgattattgaccttatAGTCCAGCATAGAAgtacaacttgtaacttcagaCTAGTATATTAGGCTTTAAAgcataatcattcgttcattcaatCTAGAACAGATAAACTAATGCTAAattgaagttacaagtttgCACTAACTAAACTCAAGGTTTCCATGAGCGATTTTCTCTGATTTGTTCGGTGACTTCCTATGCTGTAACCAGCACTGACTGTCGGAGATGTTAGCTTTGAGGTAATTTAGCGCGCTTCCTGATTGGCTAGAGATGATTCGGAAGGCGGGGCCGGTCATTCAAATTTATCCAttttaatttcttactttatataccttcttATTTCTTTTGCGGTCCGTGTTAACGTTTGTTTTAGATTAATCTTGTGATTATTTACCCAAAAACATCCACTGTGGTTGTCAGCTGGTATATATACGAATGACTGTTGTATCGCCTAGTTTTACATTATGATAACTGCACACTCTATTTTGGTAGCTAAGAGATTTCTAAGAATTCCTCATTTCTAAGAATTCCTCACCATTTAGTATGATTTCTCTTATATCTGGACTTCTTCTTGCTTAAAGGATCACAACGGTTTTCTGTGGCGCCTGCTTTATGACAAGATCGATAGTTTCAGTTTTTGACATTATAAGTTATGCTTACTTAGATGGTAATATACCGAACGGTTCCAGCTATGGCG encodes the following:
- the LOC135468211 gene encoding immunoglobulin superfamily member 10-like; amino-acid sequence: MCYLGGVRASVVVLHAVLALVFCLGRTLACPSVCFCNPVTSIAYCSRKNLPFIPEGIPASTSQINLNNNNFENPKLERANFTAFKFLVHLYLSDCGIQEIEADTFADLRNLKWLDLTNNKLVRIQDFTFRGLNLDNLFLSDNDGLSFSPNAFQGLRTTGLYLHSSRISNFTLDIFKPLNGTVRALWLDENNFEKFSIEWLYVFRTLSHLRLGHNPFHCNCEITWLRDFYLTNSSVFSNAIPPSCETPPRLKGKFFNEMSRDEFSCQLPVFSEVDITLELDDGELLCEANGDPTPTLVWIKPSGKKVTYGPSQNESIHVTTAVLGITRGEGTDKEKYTCIAENPAGDVRVNVLVSWPLIPQPEVISVDKQEEGGGKPPYEKWEGYEPSQMGDTSAINATPAKEEEEKSFTVVQLVCAIVGTFLLSLLLCIILFHLYYKHQADVIFRESKEREKTPDNVYITSDLDGEQAIKMINHHHHHHYATPGETYEPQETPS